In Chrysoperla carnea chromosome 2, inChrCarn1.1, whole genome shotgun sequence, the following proteins share a genomic window:
- the LOC123293638 gene encoding uncharacterized protein LOC123293638 produces the protein MIKIMGLGNFLIYIFISSMEIYNVYSIGYEIRISSFELHPTESKILYIENMKIVRFPKKKELSLSGTLIVGDFPEDMKMSVTTSRKVGSTFVEQPFASFKDVDACEMFSKDTMIMPLIKKSSNIPDKCPIPKGTYQIVNLSTTPENLPRFLPHGDWNVTTEWKVNNATIYGITTYSTIVPACC, from the exons ATGATCAAAATTATGGgcttaggaaattttttaatttatatttttataagttctATGGAAATTTATAATGTCTATAGTATa ggtTACGAAATTCGTATATCAAGTTTCGAATTGCATCCGACAGAAAGTAAAAtactttatattgaaaatatgaaaattgtgaGATTCCCAAAAAAGAAGGAGCTTTCACTGAGTGGAACACTTATAGTTGGAGATTTTCCGGAGGATatgaag atgtCAGTAACAACTTCGAGAAAAGTCGGGTCAACGTTTGTGGAACAACCTTTTGCAAGTTTTAAAGATGTTGATGCTTGTGAAATGTTTAGCAAAGATACTATGATAATGCctttaataaaaaagagttCCAATATTCCTGACAAGTGTCCAATTCCTAAG GGCACATATCAAATTGTCAACTTATCTACAACACCAGAAAATTTACCAAGGTTTTTACCACATGGTGACTGGAATGTCACAACTGAATGGAAAGTAAATAACGCGACAATATATGGCATAACGACTTATTCTACAATTGTACCAGCTTGTTGTTAA
- the LOC123293642 gene encoding uncharacterized protein LOC123293642, producing the protein MDKIKFKKLGKKHFVLNGTVVIGNLPADMRAYVLTWKRVGSSFMEQPYACIKNQDACELFLKDTYLVPYLLNSSNIPYKCPIPKGTYEVNNFYLKPNNLPSVIPHGDWKFTFQWRKNNDTLFSITYFAEIVPVY; encoded by the exons atggataaaattaaatttaagaaactaGGCAAGAAACATTTTGTATTGAACGGAACAGTTGTAATTGGAAACTTACCAGCGGATATGCGC gctTATGTATTAACTTGGAAAAGAGTTGGCTCCAGCTTTATGGAACAACCATATGCATGCATAAAAAATCAAGATGCttgtgaattatttttgaaagacaCGTATCTGGTTCCTTATCTTCTAAATAGCTCAAATATTCCTTACAAATGTCCAATTCCCAAG GGAACATATGAAGTTAATAACTTCTACCTGAAACCAAATAATTTACCATCTGTAATCCCACATGGTGATTGGAAGTTCACGTTTCAATGGAGAAAGAATAATGATACATTATTTAGCATAACATATTTTGCTGAGATTGTACCAGTTTACTAA
- the LOC123294247 gene encoding uncharacterized protein LOC123294247: MCQILHNKNTYKVSKCIIGLMTVNCLMYLTTTTKIYSQQIHDFNPIRNLPPPPPLSQRRQGYGYSASIVHYTPGDPNAQHAQSEINVNMNLNNEVRQPKITNNEINSNKKSTHFQPNPQSSSKSIKPNSFDSTKPLFHSQLPNQMQIQPQKGVLHITESKPKQVSTSLGQNSFNVGYSIGFGTQSDTPTSNVVQPPAGFMELQKFTPDIVKGTANDKVLKPAAFQSEIKPKDYVLSAMESYQKQGIQLPFAKTSPKKIDETNYNQYKYQQQYGGDDILTSSNQQTGYVSKSSKKLTSKPKHVESSIYSKQNTDNFGWKSLSPTLEVASGITNLNTAHNTNPLTVSSKHSTNGHTLVNSQSSQTHFDHAQALGHSQGFDYSNAINFENNLTPSLSNHHEQQTASAVSSVIQSTPVPASIITHQQAQQSGRSSSSVDSNFNGYQQQYQPVSLSWFNNQDAITTATTKDQLVLNNQPQPATESVKIQSNNGLSKQYSANPLPIDTRLLQPVPYLTTSTIQQPSSNSLPIYFDTSLLQKALLSNDNGQINQIRLGGLNANPSQPNSVYTLPASSNPVKPNSPPVQHQKSEVIFNSRPNSNEYHQQHHDSHKVIRQEKPESKRHYYHNHQSHVQEQRGVSDRGQTQQINHRLYQSQQSAPSMLMTASSNGVGDQHGSHSTQVNSVISPVEQVIKGKHKKPGVVRHPRVLNNDNDDDDEIMTKSSSSGSSGVHHQINARNSNVGHSKYHVNTHALRPPPMNFIIKKFSS; encoded by the exons ATGTGCCAAATACTCCACAATAAAAATACGTACAAA gtATCAAAATGTATCATTGGATTAAtgacagtcaattgtttgatgtATTTAACAactacaacaaaaatatattcacaacAAATCCATGATTTTAATCCAATACGAAATTTGCCGCCCCCACCACCATTATCACAACGACGTCAAGGTTATGGATACAGTGCAAGTATTGTACATTACACACCTGGTGATCCGAACGCACAACATGCACAAAGTGAAATCAATGtgaatatgaatttaaataatgaagTACGCCAACCAAAAATCACGAACAATGAaattaattccaataaaaaatcaacacatTTTCAACCGAATCCACAATCCTCATCAAAATCAATCAAACCAAATAGTTTTGATTCCACGAAACCTTTATTCCATTCACAATTACCCAATCAAATGCAAATTCAACCACAAAAAGGTGTTCTACACATCACAGAATCAAAACCAAAACAAGTTAGCACAAGTTTAggacaaaattcatttaatgtCGGTTATAGTATTGGATTTGGAACACAATCGGATACACCAACATCGAATGTTGTTCAGCCACCAGCAGGTTTCATGGAACTACAAAAGTTTACACCAGATATTGTCAAAGGAACTGCAAATGATAAAGTCTTGAAACCAGCAGCATTTCAATCAGAAATCAAACCAAAGGATTATGTTTTAAGTGCAATGGAATCATATCAAAAACAAGGAATTCAATTACCATTTGCGAAAACAAGTccgaaaaaaattgatgaaacaaattacaatcaatataaatatcaaCAACAATATGGCGGTGATGATATTTTAACCTCATCCAATCAACAAACAGGTTATGTATCAAAAAGTTCGAAGAAATTAACCTCAAAACCAAAGCATGTTGAATCCTCAATTTATTCGAAACAAAATACAGATAATTTCGGTTGGAAATCATTAAGTCCAACATTAGAAGTTGCATCGGGTATTACTAACCTAAATACAGCACATAATACAAATCCCTTGACCGTATCATCAAAACATTCAACAAATGGTCATACTCTAGTTAATTCACAATCATCACAAACACATTTTGATCATGCACAAGCACTTGGTCATAGTCAAGGTTTTGATTATTCAAAtgcaattaattttgaaaataatttaacaccATCATTGAGCAATCATCATGAACAACAAACCGCATCAGCAGTTTCATCAGTCATTCAATCGACACCCGTACCTGCATCAATCATCACACATCAACAGGCACAACAAAGTGGGCGGTCTTCATCATCGGTAGATTCGAATTTTAATGGCTATCAACAACAATATCAACCCGTGTCGTTAAGTTGGTTCAATAATCAAGATGCAATTACAACTGCTACAACTAAAGATCAACTCGTGTTAAATAATCAACCACAACCAGCAACGGAATCCGTTAAAATTCAATCGAATAATGGATTAAGTAAACAGTATTCAGCGAATCCTTTGCCAATTGATACACGTCTCCTGCAACCTGTACCATATTTGACAACTAGTACGATACAACAGCCATCGAGTAATAGCTTACCAATTTATTTTGACACCAGTTTATTACAAAAAGCGCTGTTGTCGAATGACAATGGACAGATCAATCAAATACGTTTAGGAGGTCTTAATGCGAATCCAAGCCAACCAAATTCTGTATATACTTTGCCAGCATCATCTAATCCag TTAAACCAAACAGTCCACCTGTTCAACATCAAAAATCTgaagtaatatttaattcacGACCCAATTCGAATGAATATCATCAACAACACCATGACAGTCACAAAGTAATTCGTCAAGAAAAACCAGAAAGTAAACGTCACTACTATCATAATCATCAAAGCCATGTACAAGAACAACGAGGCGTATCAGATCGTGGCCAAACTCAACAAATAAATCATCGTTTATATCAAAGTCAACAATCTGCACCGTCAATGTTAATGACGGCGTCTTCGAATGGTGTTGGTGATCAACATGGAAGTCATTCAACACAAGTGAACTCTGTAATATCACCAGTTGAACAGGTAATTAAAGGTAAACATAAGAAACCAGGTGTTGTTAGACATCCACGTGTTCTTAACAATGATAACGATGACGATGATGAAATTATGACCAAATCATCATCATCAGGATCATCTGGAGTACATCATCAAATTAATGCGAGAAATTCTAATGTTGGTCATTCAAAATATCATGTAAATACGCATGCGTTACGACCGCCTcctatgaattttattattaagaaattttctagTTAA
- the LOC123294242 gene encoding uncharacterized protein LOC123294242, with protein sequence MIYLRIFISSFIILTQIFEATLYGTYNIKVKSFESEIKDGIIDTKKMKFIKLAKNVFVVNGTFKVNEEIPEDLAFAVKTARRYGSGYVDYPAASMSGHACTAYHTDKFVVPFFLNHSNGPREKCPWPPGSYDVYNLTVNREALPQSIPYGDWKITILCTLVDKIILKFILYAIISPLTTDIVYV encoded by the exons atgatttatttacgaatttttatttctagttttataattttaacccaaataTTTGAAGCGACCTTGTATGGg ACATATAACATAAAAGTCAAATCTTTTGAATCTGAAATTAAGGATGGTATTatcgatacaaaaaaaatgaaatttattaaattagctAAGAATGTATTTGTAGTTAATGGTACATTTAAAGTTAATGAAGAAATACCTGAAGACCTTGCA tttgctGTAAAAACTGCAAGGCGATATGGTTCGGGCTATGTGGATTATCCAGCAGCATCAATGAGCGGCCATGCTTGTACAGCTTATCATACAGATAAGTTCGTAGTACCATTTTTTCTAAACCACTCAAATGGCCCTCGTGAGAAGTGTCCATGGCCACCG GGATCATATGACGTTTATAATTTGACCGTGAACAGGGAGGCATTGCCCCAAAGCATACCATATGGCGATTGGAAGATAACAATTCTTTGCACGCttgtagataaaattatacTGAAATTTATACTTTATGCTATAATTTCACCATTAACCACCGATATTGTTTATGTATAA
- the LOC123294241 gene encoding uncharacterized protein LOC123294241, translated as MSVTTNSMILLLLAGLFIVNGEEIENPAQNKTVIKEKREYSPKTEGSNRFHYEKNTKVVRAYATSPQEQNVNQQSYSPNVLSGFNSAQYAQAGHSSGGSLQPIYVMGDLSSLLKNTQNLGSLFTGQASHMQGTTSLQNVGPVIFGSASSASSNGAAQVQANPSYGSSSQGYLQVPSNNYASSLQGHLQIPSTNYGIPSSQFPLNSYSFAKPSYSDFANSYKFPTTNFGSSSSNYNSFVPSKPYNFDSYSSGNQQYSAESLLNALKVANIGQSNSLVDTNSNLHSSPSNDNSVNYFGGHLLQSPPSSSSYHSLLSSYPHLQSLNLSPAPSFSAASFAAYKPEHLSLSHGSSGAAPVHIMMAPSSAGHGSINIMDFARSLGSNFAAYSNQPQIHASSHHGSSAVPVTYMKLDGNKFAEQYSQGPSSAEQSPQHYEGNKYAEQYSQAPSSPEQSKHYARQASDESTKVYNTIKYSEPMEAPGYMPK; from the exons ATGAGTGTAACAACTAATTCGAtg atACTACTATTACTAGCAggattatttattgtaaatggcGAGGAAATTGAGAATCCAGCACAAAATAAAACAGTTATTAAAGAAAAACGTGAATACTCACCAAAAACTGAAGGTTCAAATCGATTCCATTATGAAAAGAATACAAAAGTTGTACGAGCGTATGCTACCAGTCCACAAGAACAAAATGTAAATCAACAGAGTTACAGTCCAAATGTTTTAAGTGGCTTCAATAGCGCACAATATGCTCAAGCAGGCCATTCTTCGGGTGGATCTTTACAACCTATATACGTTATGGGTGATTTAAGTAGTTTGTTAAAGAATACACAAAATTTGGGCTCGTTATTTACTGGCCAAGCATCACATATGCAAGGAACAACATCGTTACAAAATGTTGGACCTGTTATATTTGGATCTGCATCATCCGCATCGTCAAATGGTGCCGCACAAGTGCAAGCCAATCCAAGTTACGGATCTAGTTCACAAGGATATTTACAAGTTCCATCAAACAATTATGCATCAAGTTTACAAGGACACTTACAAATTCCCTCAACAAATTATGGAATTCCTAGTTCTCAATTTCCTTTAAATAGTTATTCATTTGCTAAACCATCATATTCTGATTTTGCCAATTCTTATAAATTCCCAACAACAAACTTTGGGTCATCTTCGTCCAACTACAACAGTTTTGTTCCATCCAAACCATACAATTTTGATTCTTATTCCAGTGGTAATCAACAATACAGCGCAGAATCGTTATTGAATGCTTTAAAAGTAGCAAATATTGGTCAAAGTAACAGCTTAGTTGATACAAACTCCAACTTACATTCATCACCATCAAATGACAACTCTGTCAACTATTTCGGTGGACATCTTTTACAATCACCTCCATCTTCATCAAGTTACCATTCCTTACTTTCCTCATATCCTCATCTACAAAGTTTGAACTTATCACCTGCTCCTTCATTTTCTGCAGCATCATTCGCCGCATACAAACCAGAACATTTAAGCTTATCTCATGGCAGTTCTGGTGCTGCTCCAGTACATATAATGATGGCACCTTCCAGTGCAGGTCACGGTTCCATAAATATTATGGATTTTGCACGTTCACTTGGTTCTAATTTTGCCGCATATTCTAACCAACCACAAATTCATGCATCAAGTCATCATGGAAGCTCTGCTGTACCTGTTACGTATATGAAATTGGATGGGAATAAATTTGCTGAACAATATTCACAAGGTCCATCATCTGCTGAACAATCACCACAACATTATGAGGGAAATAAATATGCTGAACAATATTCTCAAGCCCCTTCATCTCCCGAACAATCTAAACATTATGCAAGACAAGCGTCAGATGAATCTACTAAagtatataatacaattaaGTATAGTGAACCAATGGAAGCTCCTGGTTATATGCCAAAATAG